One genomic region from Patagioenas fasciata isolate bPatFas1 chromosome 24, bPatFas1.hap1, whole genome shotgun sequence encodes:
- the SIDT2 gene encoding SID1 transmembrane family member 2 isoform X2 has translation MPGSGAAALAWALLALPPALSLALSLSLPLPLPRGDRQVREKEALFNTTYTDWVDADLLNIYAFNHSVRRNRTEGVRVSVNVLSDHKDLPVLFVVRQKEAVVSFQVPLILRGLYQRKYAYQEVSRTLCQPQTKAEVETQHFYVDVSTLSQNASYQLRVTRVENFVLRTDERFSFNATAAQPQYFKYEFPEGVDSVIVKVTSAMAFPCSVISIQDILCPVYDLDNNVAFIGMYQTMTKKAAITVQKKDFPSNSFYVVVVVKTEDEACGGPLPYYPLAKNASPDEPVDQHNRQKMLEVMVSPAITSDAYVSSMLFCLGIFLSFYVLTLVIACWESCRHKKRKGLLAAMDSPSLDTGTPRGSVSPLWGAPGLGRLTSSVSLSTPFPGLPASLLGHARSIPDTFLGHSPYDSYGYGSFGNGSSSSAEGVTDSVGSADVPYGYAGERSLENVAGRPRLDSLSSVEEDDYDTLADIDYDKNVIRTKKYLCVADLARKDKRVLRKKYQIYFWNIATIAVFYALPVIQLVITYQTVVNVTGNQDICYYNFLCAHPLGNLSAFNNILSNLGYVLLGLLFLLIILQREINYNRALMRNDTHALECGIPKHFGLFYAMGTALMMEGLLSACYHVCPNYTNFQFDTSFMYMIAGLCMLKLYQKRHPDINASAYSAYACLALVIFFSVVGVVFGKGNTAFWIVFSVIHIVATLLLSTQLYYMGRWKLDSGILRRILHVLYTDCVRQCSGPMYVDRMVLLVMGNIINWSLAAYGLIVRPNDFASYLLAIGICNLLLYFAFYIIMKLRSGERIQLIPLLCIISTSVVWGFALFFFFQGLSTWQKTPAESREHNRDCILLDFFDDHDIWHFLSSIAMFGSFLVLLTLDDDLDCVQRDKIYVF, from the exons ATGCCGGGCAGCGGGGCGGCCGCGCTGGCCTGGGCGCTGCTGGCCCTGCCGCCCGCCCTGTCGCTggcactgtccctgtccctgcccctgcccctgccccgggGGGACCGGCAGGTGAGGGAGAAGGAAGCTCTCTTCAACACCACCTACACCGACTGGGTGGACGCCGACCTGCTCAACATCTACGCCTTCAACCACAGCGTCCGGAGGAACAGG ACGGAGGGGGTGCGTGTGTCCGTCAACGTCCTCTCTGACCACAAGGACCTGCCCGTGCTCTTCGTGGTGCGGCAGAAGGAGGCGGTGGTCTCCTTCCAGGTGCCGCTCATCCTCCGGGGTCT GTACCAGCGCAAGTACGCGTACCAGGAGGTGAGCCGCACGCTGTGCCAGCCCCAGACCAAGGCGGAGGTGGAGACCCAGCACTTCTACGTGGACGTCTCCACGCTGTCCCAAAATGCCTCCTACCAGCTGCGGGTCACCCGTGTGGAGAACTTTGTGCTGCG GACGGACGAAAGGTTCAGCTTCAACGCCACGGCCGCGCAGCCGCAG TATTTCAAGTATGAGTTCCCCGAGGGAGTGGACTCGGTGATTGTGAAGGTGACGTCGGCCATGGCCTTCCCGTGCTCCGTCATCTCCATCCAGGACATCCTG TGCCCTGTCTATGACTTGGACAACAACGTGGCCTTCATCGGGATGTACCAGACCATGACGAAGAAGGCGGCCATCACGGTGCAG AAGAAGGATTTCCCCAGCAACAGCTTCtacgtggtggtggtggtgaagacAGAGGATGAGGCGTGCGGGGGGCCTCTGCCCTACTACCCCCTTGCCAAAAATGCCTCTCCAG ATGAACCCGTGGATCAGCACAACCGGCAGAAGATGCTGGAGGTGATGGTGTCACCCGCCATAACCT CGGACGCCTACGTGAGCAGCATGCTCTTCTGCCTCGGCATCTTCCTCTCCTTCTACGTCCTCACGCTGGTCATCGCCTGCTGGGAGAGCTGCCG GCACAAGAAGAGGAAGGGGCTCCTGGCAGCCATGGACTCGCCCAGCCTGGACACGG ggacaccccgggGCTCGGTGTCGCCGCTCTGGGGTGCGCCAGGGCTTGGCCGTCTCACcagctctgtctctctctccACGCCTTTCCCGGGACTCCCAGCATCTCTCCTGG GGCACGCGCGCAGCATCCCTGACACCTTCCTGGGCCACTCTCCCTATGACAGCTATGGCTACGGCTCCTTCG GGAACGGCTCGTCCAGCAGCGCCGAGGGCGTCACGGACAGCGTGGGCTCGGCCGATGTTCCCTATGGCTACGCAG GGGAGCGGTCGCTGGAGAACGTGGCCGGGCGGCCGCGCCTGGACTCGCTCAGCTCCGTCGAGGAGGATGACTACGACACGCTGGCCGACATCGACTACGACAAGAACGTCATCCGCACCAAG AAATACCTCTGCGTGGCCGACCTGGCCCGCAAGGACAAGCGGGTGCTGCGGAAGAAGTACCAGATCTACTTCTG GAACATCGCCACCATCGCCGTCTTCTACGCCCTCCCCGTCATCCAGCTTGTCATCACCTACCAGACG GTGGTGAACGTCACCGGCAACCAGGACATCTGCTACTACAACTTTCTGTGTGCCCACCCGCTGGGGAACCTCAG CGCCTTCAACAACATCCTCAGCAACCTGGGCTACGTCCTGCTGGGCTTGCTCTTCCTCCTCATCATCCTCCAGCGGGAGATCAACTACAACCGGGCGCTCATGCGCAATGACACCCATGCCCTG GAGTGCGGCATCCCCAAGCACTTCGGGCTGTTCTACGCCATGGGCACGGCGCTGATGATGGAGGGGCTGCTCAGCGCCTGCTACCACGTCTGCCCCAACTACACCAACTTCCAGTTCG ACACCTCCTTCATGTACATGATCGCGGGGCTCTGCATGCTGAAGCTCTACCAGAAGCGTCACCCGGACATCAACGCCAGCGCCTACAGTGCCTACGCCTGCCTGGCCCTCGTCATCTTCTTCTCGGTGGTTGGCGTG GTCTTTGGCAAGGGGAACACGGCTTTCTGGATCGTCTTCTCCGTCATCCACATCGTGGCCACACTGCTGCTGAGCACCCAGCTCTACTACATGGGCCGCTGGAAGCTGG ACTCGGGCATCCTGCGGCGCATCCTGCACGTGCTGTACACGGACTGCGTGCGGCAGTGCAGCGGGCCCATGTACGTG GATCGAATGGTGCTCCTGGTCATGGGGAACATCATCAACTGGTCGCT cgctgCCTACGGCCTCATTGTCCGCCCCAATGACTTCGCTTCCTACCTGCTGGCCATTGGTATCTGCAACCTGCTCCTCTACTTCGCCTTCTACATCATCATGAAG CTCCGCAGCGGCGAGCGCATCCAGCTCATCCCCCTGCTCTGTATCATCAGCACCTCGGTGGTCTGGGGCTTcgccctcttcttcttcttccaggGCCTCAGCACCTGGCAG AAAACGCCGGCTGAGTCCCGGGAGCACAACCGTGACTGCATCCTGCTCGACTTCTTTGACGACCACGACATCTGGCACTTCCTCTCCTCCATCGCCATGTTCGGCTCCTTCCTG GTGCTGCTGACACTGGACGATGACCTGGACTGCGTCCAGCGGGACAAGATCTACGTGTTCTAG
- the SIDT2 gene encoding SID1 transmembrane family member 2 isoform X5 gives MPGSGAAALAWALLALPPALSLALSLSLPLPLPRGDRQVREKEALFNTTYTDWVDADLLNIYAFNHSVRRNRTEGVRVSVNVLSDHKDLPVLFVVRQKEAVVSFQVPLILRGLYQRKYAYQEVSRTLCQPQTKAEVETQHFYVDVSTLSQNASYQLRVTRVENFVLRTDERFSFNATAAQPQYFKYEFPEGVDSVIVKVTSAMAFPCSVISIQDILCPVYDLDNNVAFIGMYQTMTKKAAITVQKKDFPSNSFYVVVVVKTEDEACGGPLPYYPLAKNASPDEPVDQHNRQKMLEVMVSPAITSDAYVSSMLFCLGIFLSFYVLTLVIACWESCRHKKRKGLLAAMDSPSLDTASLLGHARSIPDTFLGHSPYDSYGYGSFGNGSSSSAEGVTDSVGSADVPYGYAGERSLENVAGRPRLDSLSSVEEDDYDTLADIDYDKNVIRTKKYLCVADLARKDKRVLRKKYQIYFWNIATIAVFYALPVIQLVITYQTVVNVTGNQDICYYNFLCAHPLGNLSAFNNILSNLGYVLLGLLFLLIILQREINYNRALMRNDTHALECGIPKHFGLFYAMGTALMMEGLLSACYHVCPNYTNFQFDTSFMYMIAGLCMLKLYQKRHPDINASAYSAYACLALVIFFSVVGVVFGKGNTAFWIVFSVIHIVATLLLSTQLYYMGRWKLDSGILRRILHVLYTDCVRQCSGPMYVDRMVLLVMGNIINWSLAAYGLIVRPNDFASYLLAIGICNLLLYFAFYIIMKLRSGERIQLIPLLCIISTSVVWGFALFFFFQGLSTWQKTPAESREHNRDCILLDFFDDHDIWHFLSSIAMFGSFLVLLTLDDDLDCVQRDKIYVF, from the exons ATGCCGGGCAGCGGGGCGGCCGCGCTGGCCTGGGCGCTGCTGGCCCTGCCGCCCGCCCTGTCGCTggcactgtccctgtccctgcccctgcccctgccccgggGGGACCGGCAGGTGAGGGAGAAGGAAGCTCTCTTCAACACCACCTACACCGACTGGGTGGACGCCGACCTGCTCAACATCTACGCCTTCAACCACAGCGTCCGGAGGAACAGG ACGGAGGGGGTGCGTGTGTCCGTCAACGTCCTCTCTGACCACAAGGACCTGCCCGTGCTCTTCGTGGTGCGGCAGAAGGAGGCGGTGGTCTCCTTCCAGGTGCCGCTCATCCTCCGGGGTCT GTACCAGCGCAAGTACGCGTACCAGGAGGTGAGCCGCACGCTGTGCCAGCCCCAGACCAAGGCGGAGGTGGAGACCCAGCACTTCTACGTGGACGTCTCCACGCTGTCCCAAAATGCCTCCTACCAGCTGCGGGTCACCCGTGTGGAGAACTTTGTGCTGCG GACGGACGAAAGGTTCAGCTTCAACGCCACGGCCGCGCAGCCGCAG TATTTCAAGTATGAGTTCCCCGAGGGAGTGGACTCGGTGATTGTGAAGGTGACGTCGGCCATGGCCTTCCCGTGCTCCGTCATCTCCATCCAGGACATCCTG TGCCCTGTCTATGACTTGGACAACAACGTGGCCTTCATCGGGATGTACCAGACCATGACGAAGAAGGCGGCCATCACGGTGCAG AAGAAGGATTTCCCCAGCAACAGCTTCtacgtggtggtggtggtgaagacAGAGGATGAGGCGTGCGGGGGGCCTCTGCCCTACTACCCCCTTGCCAAAAATGCCTCTCCAG ATGAACCCGTGGATCAGCACAACCGGCAGAAGATGCTGGAGGTGATGGTGTCACCCGCCATAACCT CGGACGCCTACGTGAGCAGCATGCTCTTCTGCCTCGGCATCTTCCTCTCCTTCTACGTCCTCACGCTGGTCATCGCCTGCTGGGAGAGCTGCCG GCACAAGAAGAGGAAGGGGCTCCTGGCAGCCATGGACTCGCCCAGCCTGGACACGG CATCTCTCCTGG GGCACGCGCGCAGCATCCCTGACACCTTCCTGGGCCACTCTCCCTATGACAGCTATGGCTACGGCTCCTTCG GGAACGGCTCGTCCAGCAGCGCCGAGGGCGTCACGGACAGCGTGGGCTCGGCCGATGTTCCCTATGGCTACGCAG GGGAGCGGTCGCTGGAGAACGTGGCCGGGCGGCCGCGCCTGGACTCGCTCAGCTCCGTCGAGGAGGATGACTACGACACGCTGGCCGACATCGACTACGACAAGAACGTCATCCGCACCAAG AAATACCTCTGCGTGGCCGACCTGGCCCGCAAGGACAAGCGGGTGCTGCGGAAGAAGTACCAGATCTACTTCTG GAACATCGCCACCATCGCCGTCTTCTACGCCCTCCCCGTCATCCAGCTTGTCATCACCTACCAGACG GTGGTGAACGTCACCGGCAACCAGGACATCTGCTACTACAACTTTCTGTGTGCCCACCCGCTGGGGAACCTCAG CGCCTTCAACAACATCCTCAGCAACCTGGGCTACGTCCTGCTGGGCTTGCTCTTCCTCCTCATCATCCTCCAGCGGGAGATCAACTACAACCGGGCGCTCATGCGCAATGACACCCATGCCCTG GAGTGCGGCATCCCCAAGCACTTCGGGCTGTTCTACGCCATGGGCACGGCGCTGATGATGGAGGGGCTGCTCAGCGCCTGCTACCACGTCTGCCCCAACTACACCAACTTCCAGTTCG ACACCTCCTTCATGTACATGATCGCGGGGCTCTGCATGCTGAAGCTCTACCAGAAGCGTCACCCGGACATCAACGCCAGCGCCTACAGTGCCTACGCCTGCCTGGCCCTCGTCATCTTCTTCTCGGTGGTTGGCGTG GTCTTTGGCAAGGGGAACACGGCTTTCTGGATCGTCTTCTCCGTCATCCACATCGTGGCCACACTGCTGCTGAGCACCCAGCTCTACTACATGGGCCGCTGGAAGCTGG ACTCGGGCATCCTGCGGCGCATCCTGCACGTGCTGTACACGGACTGCGTGCGGCAGTGCAGCGGGCCCATGTACGTG GATCGAATGGTGCTCCTGGTCATGGGGAACATCATCAACTGGTCGCT cgctgCCTACGGCCTCATTGTCCGCCCCAATGACTTCGCTTCCTACCTGCTGGCCATTGGTATCTGCAACCTGCTCCTCTACTTCGCCTTCTACATCATCATGAAG CTCCGCAGCGGCGAGCGCATCCAGCTCATCCCCCTGCTCTGTATCATCAGCACCTCGGTGGTCTGGGGCTTcgccctcttcttcttcttccaggGCCTCAGCACCTGGCAG AAAACGCCGGCTGAGTCCCGGGAGCACAACCGTGACTGCATCCTGCTCGACTTCTTTGACGACCACGACATCTGGCACTTCCTCTCCTCCATCGCCATGTTCGGCTCCTTCCTG GTGCTGCTGACACTGGACGATGACCTGGACTGCGTCCAGCGGGACAAGATCTACGTGTTCTAG